From Scylla paramamosain isolate STU-SP2022 chromosome 18, ASM3559412v1, whole genome shotgun sequence, one genomic window encodes:
- the LOC135109044 gene encoding uncharacterized protein LOC135109044, with protein sequence MHKGWAQRGLVTERTRDKTEVSVSVGAGLMELGIQTAASGEGRTSKREAAGCLSEQQEVKAKRILIPTPQGNNLNEDIAPSRRRDGDVSAVTSQFLRRRGGEDAGAMGGVQYRDRRSFPASYPGVTAAARGSPPSHPSPQTAITAAAGRRERRKQNWKTWRHNLHLHVKDKSESTSQFPLGTKNKSVTGWHDPLAQAARNDHLGTPAHDFQMRNVSASRKLRLPRFLGRGAHVEVPPPDQPQGNPLQGSGRGKRQLREGPGEARCAVNTVPLSAAANATLSVANGIRQDLSPLSSHTDRHPDPPGAGPTDHRAPHGSLFAGSTKRGSLEARKSSRLKVMEKIPSRHGREDKDASPSEHKASEGQGDAAEERNMPRTLHQTNLESPATTNRILSSGGVTISKVTRESGQEALTPSPLKGSSCEGVQVLGGVGGGGGGGGGGEGSIVHVVDTVVTVVVKDINDNAPVFPNTTMLGHVQENGPAGEY encoded by the coding sequence ATGCATAAAGGATGGGCACAGAGAGGACTCGTTACGGAGCGAACCAGAGACAAAACtgaagtgagtgtgagtgtgggcGCGGGCCTAATGGAGTTGGGCATCCAGACGGCTGCTAGTGGGGAGGGCAGGACCAGCAAAAGAGAGGCTGCGGGATGTCTTTCAGAGCAACAGGAAGTGAAGGCAAAGAGGATATTGATTCCCACGCCGCAGGGAAACAACTTGAATGAAGACATCGCGCCGTCCAGACGCCGTGACGGGGATGTATCTGCCGTCACGTCCCAGTTCCTGAGGCGGCGGGGCGGCGAAGATGCGGGCGCCATGGGGGGTGTGCAATATCGGGACAGGCGATCCTTCCCGGCCTCGTACCCTGGAGTGACGGCGGCGGCTCGCGGCTCCCCGCCAAGCCATCCATCACCACAGACAGCAATCACAGCCGCCGCGGGCCGCCGGGAGCGTAGGAAACAAAACTGGAAAACTTGGAGACACAACTTGCATTTACATGTGAAGGACAAATCAGAATCCACTTCGCAATTCCCTCTCGGCACCAAAAACAAGAGCGTGACAGGCTGGCACGACCCTCTCGCTCAGGCAGCGCGGAACGACCACCTGGGAACGCCCGCTCATGACTTTCAGATGAGGAACGTGAGCGCCTCCAGGAAGCTACGCCTCCCGAGATTTCTAGGCCGCGGCGCTCACGTGGAAGTGCCGCCACCAGATCAACCACAAGGAAATCCTCTCCAGGGAAGTGGACGAGGAAAGCGGCAGCTACGCGAGGGTCCGGGAGAGGCTCGCTGCGCCGTGAACACTGTGCCGCTGAGTGCAGCCGCGAACGCCACGCTGAGCGTTGCGAATGGTATTCGGCAagacctttcccctctctcctctcatactGACCGCCATCCCGACCCGCCTGGCGCAGGACCCACCGATCACAGGGCACCTCATGGCTCGCTTTTCGCAGGGAGCACCAAGCGAGGGTCTCTTGAGGCGAGGAAATCTAGCAGATTAAAGGTTATGGAAAAGATTCCATCGCGCCACGGAAGGGAGGACAAGGATGCTTCCCCCAGTGAACACAAAGCTTCTGAGGGACAAGGAGACGCTGCAGAAGAGAGGAACATGCCCCGCACGCTCCATCAGACTAATCTGGAATCTCCCGCCACCACTAACAGAATTCTTTCGTCTGGTGGCGTCACCATTAGCAAGGTGACGCGCGAGTCAGGCCAGGAAGCTCTCACGCCCTCGCCGCTAAAGGGAAGCAGCTGTGAGGGAGTGCAGGtgcttggtggtgttggtggtggtggtggtggaggtggcgggggCGAGGGGAGCATAGTGCACGTGGTGGATactgtggtgacggtggtggtgaaggacatCAACGATAACGCCCCGGTCTTCCCCAACACCACCATGCTGGGCCACGTGCAGGAAAACGGGCCCGCGGGTGAGTACTGA